A genome region from Tolypothrix sp. PCC 7712 includes the following:
- a CDS encoding CHAT domain-containing protein, with protein MNKGYYTYRIRIANVERVQVEKWDAQHKLLGEPSGVFRYQDNLEEIKSLINTARNDEIKNSKQARLIGEVLFNSLFDDTLRQDFVNFHFQVVQQQSQLLRIELDIDEQGMPEIAALPWEFMCLPGNANLGEIWIATDPNLVFSRRRAQWHPAPPIQLEQGEKLRIALAIASLQELGEVEHETVQTALQELAKSQPEHIELLPVVNPATPTAIDDLLEQKPHIFHFIGHGRLQNEDGENVGEIALVKKVFNQQKVNWVDASFFGGLFNRHRPGIVFLQACESGMSSASQAFVSVASKIVQQNISVVVAMQYEVSNLTASQFAYEFYERLAKDYPVDIATQNGRRTVALDTQYRKRDFAIPVIFMRVQDGYLFKRQVVNQVSSESSQKGTAFQPGKYNVNIGEGNDIHIGDRIYQQKFTSLASELIATLSNAKFQGNEGEQGGTGSFYQYEIFLENVILENEQNQDHYQEYKLSGNWSSFVYKYVYFFNKVVDTPWGHNSKPYGRFHIVVKSTNEVLDQILVKADRKNDDPNNYAANKVEQFIESKIKEIKRKN; from the coding sequence ATGAATAAAGGTTATTATACTTACCGCATCCGTATAGCTAATGTTGAGCGCGTGCAGGTAGAAAAATGGGACGCTCAACACAAGCTTTTGGGAGAACCTTCTGGTGTCTTTCGTTATCAAGATAACTTAGAAGAAATTAAATCCCTAATTAATACAGCACGAAATGACGAAATCAAAAACTCCAAGCAAGCACGTCTGATTGGAGAAGTTCTATTTAATAGTTTATTTGACGATACGCTGCGTCAGGACTTTGTAAATTTTCATTTCCAGGTTGTACAGCAACAAAGCCAACTGTTGCGAATCGAATTGGATATTGATGAACAAGGAATGCCTGAAATTGCTGCATTACCTTGGGAATTTATGTGTTTACCTGGGAATGCAAACTTAGGTGAAATTTGGATAGCTACAGATCCAAACTTAGTCTTTTCTCGCCGACGCGCCCAATGGCATCCAGCCCCACCTATTCAGCTAGAACAGGGAGAAAAGTTAAGAATTGCATTGGCGATCGCTTCTTTGCAAGAGTTAGGAGAAGTCGAACACGAGACAGTACAAACAGCATTGCAAGAACTAGCAAAAAGCCAACCAGAACATATTGAACTTTTGCCTGTTGTTAACCCAGCTACTCCCACAGCAATTGATGATTTGCTAGAACAAAAACCTCATATTTTTCACTTTATTGGGCATGGACGCTTGCAGAATGAAGATGGGGAAAATGTGGGTGAAATTGCTTTAGTAAAAAAAGTTTTTAATCAACAAAAAGTAAATTGGGTAGACGCTAGTTTTTTCGGCGGGCTTTTTAATCGTCATCGTCCAGGGATTGTATTTTTACAAGCTTGTGAAAGTGGAATGTCTTCTGCATCACAAGCTTTTGTAAGTGTAGCCTCGAAAATTGTGCAGCAGAATATATCTGTAGTCGTGGCGATGCAGTACGAAGTCTCTAATTTAACGGCAAGTCAGTTTGCTTACGAATTCTACGAGCGATTAGCCAAAGATTATCCGGTAGATATTGCCACGCAAAATGGACGGCGTACAGTAGCACTCGATACGCAATATCGCAAACGCGATTTCGCTATCCCTGTGATCTTTATGCGTGTGCAGGATGGGTATTTATTTAAACGTCAGGTTGTGAATCAGGTTTCCAGCGAATCTAGCCAAAAAGGTACTGCATTCCAACCAGGTAAGTATAACGTCAATATTGGAGAAGGTAATGATATACATATAGGCGATCGCATATACCAACAAAAATTTACATCTCTAGCTTCAGAATTGATTGCCACATTAAGTAATGCTAAGTTTCAGGGTAATGAAGGAGAGCAAGGTGGTACAGGAAGCTTTTATCAGTATGAAATTTTCTTAGAGAATGTAATTCTGGAGAATGAGCAAAATCAAGATCATTATCAAGAGTATAAGCTTAGTGGCAATTGGTCATCTTTTGTTTATAAATATGTCTATTTTTTCAACAAAGTGGTTGATACACCTTGGGGACATAACAGCAAACCTTATGGTCGCTTCCATATTGTAGTTAAAAGTACAAATGAAGTTTTGGATCAGATTCTGGTTAAAGCTGACCGAAAGAACGATGATCCAAATAACTACGCAGCTAACAAAGTTGAGCAATTTATTGAGTCGAAAATAAAGGAAATAAAACGCAAAAATTAA